In Hymenobacter gelipurpurascens, one DNA window encodes the following:
- a CDS encoding tetratricopeptide repeat-containing sensor histidine kinase, translating into MIRRELKSLLLLALLWVSSSTVWAQSPQTKYLRQALAAATSDTARVLLLADLSATYRYSHFDSVQQYARKGLLLAQQLGYTKGQGRCLSRIGILLSERGNLPQALRIDLQALRLNEASHDTEGTARTLNQTGLLYYALEDFVPSLRYYFRARRLYEQAQVKDTSQLISVLTNIGASYEGQGQLDSASLFLNQAWQLTRRSTSVHQSCWGNPAPYVLRELGLLQVALGHPDAALAYYRRSAQAAGPENDLRSACRAYQYMADLYQTRQEPDSCTYYARKALQLGQSLPFIIGVVRTSSLLTDIFRSRNQPDSTLKYMSIMLMAQDSLYNPHRIKQLDAIGFAEQQRLRQLEDEQIQYRASARTVGLLVGVSVLLILLTLMLRHNRQQQRTNQRLLTLNGRVTQQADELKVQRDSLVRTLKELKITQGQLMLREKMASLGELMAGVAYEIQHPVNNVRKFAAISVELCKEVRGELGKGKISTYDQEVMDEMLQNLGQNQEKIMHYSQRAESIVRGMQEYSQDGNSPRQPTNLNMLAEEYLRLTYHDLRAKHHMFNCALLLYPDPAVGWVEVTRQEVGRALVGVFTTALYAVQQRQTMGEEDYVPQVSLTTTRTRQGVEIRFRDNGVGFSEAALKNLFQRFPTGETPNDNSLGLALSYDLITKRLMGTLKVLPQKDEYTEYQIFLPLQAL; encoded by the coding sequence ATGATCCGACGCGAACTTAAGAGCCTGCTTCTACTGGCCCTGCTTTGGGTAAGTAGCAGTACTGTCTGGGCTCAAAGTCCTCAAACCAAATACCTACGACAAGCACTGGCTGCCGCTACCTCCGACACAGCTCGGGTACTGCTACTAGCCGATTTAAGTGCCACTTATCGCTACTCCCACTTCGATTCTGTGCAGCAGTATGCCCGAAAAGGGTTATTGCTGGCTCAACAACTGGGGTACACAAAAGGCCAGGGCCGCTGCCTCTCGCGCATTGGCATCCTGCTGAGTGAGCGGGGCAATCTTCCGCAGGCGTTGCGCATAGATCTGCAGGCGCTTCGATTGAATGAGGCCAGCCACGATACTGAGGGAACAGCCCGGACGCTCAACCAAACAGGGCTGCTGTATTATGCATTGGAAGACTTCGTCCCTTCTTTACGGTACTACTTCCGGGCCCGCAGGCTGTACGAGCAGGCCCAGGTAAAGGACACCTCTCAGTTAATCAGCGTTCTGACCAATATTGGCGCGAGCTATGAAGGGCAGGGCCAGCTGGATTCGGCGTCGCTGTTTCTAAATCAGGCCTGGCAGCTTACCCGCCGCTCGACTTCCGTGCATCAGAGCTGCTGGGGGAACCCGGCCCCGTATGTATTGCGCGAACTAGGCTTGCTTCAGGTGGCGCTAGGCCACCCCGATGCGGCATTGGCCTACTACCGGCGGAGCGCCCAGGCAGCTGGGCCGGAAAACGACCTACGGAGTGCCTGCCGGGCTTATCAATACATGGCTGATCTTTATCAGACCCGTCAGGAGCCCGATTCCTGCACCTATTATGCCCGCAAAGCCTTGCAGCTAGGCCAGTCATTGCCGTTCATTATCGGGGTGGTTAGGACCAGCTCACTGCTTACTGATATTTTCCGTAGCCGCAACCAGCCCGATAGCACCCTGAAATACATGAGCATTATGCTCATGGCCCAGGACAGCCTCTACAACCCTCATCGTATAAAGCAGTTGGATGCTATTGGATTTGCGGAACAGCAACGCCTGCGCCAATTGGAGGATGAGCAAATACAGTACCGGGCCAGCGCGCGCACGGTAGGCCTGCTGGTGGGTGTGAGCGTACTGCTGATTCTGCTGACGCTGATGTTGCGGCACAACCGGCAACAGCAGCGCACCAACCAACGGCTGCTGACGCTGAACGGGCGCGTGACTCAGCAGGCCGACGAGCTGAAGGTGCAGCGCGACAGTTTAGTGCGCACCCTCAAGGAGCTCAAAATAACGCAGGGACAGCTGATGCTCCGCGAAAAGATGGCCTCCTTAGGCGAATTGATGGCCGGAGTGGCCTACGAGATACAGCATCCGGTAAATAATGTGCGCAAGTTCGCCGCTATCAGTGTGGAGCTTTGTAAGGAAGTCCGGGGGGAGCTGGGGAAAGGCAAAATCTCCACCTATGACCAGGAGGTGATGGATGAGATGCTGCAGAACCTGGGCCAGAACCAGGAGAAAATCATGCACTACAGCCAACGGGCCGAGTCCATTGTGCGGGGGATGCAGGAATACTCCCAGGACGGCAACAGCCCGCGCCAGCCCACCAACCTCAACATGCTGGCCGAAGAATATCTGCGTCTCACCTACCATGATTTGCGGGCCAAGCATCATATGTTCAACTGTGCTTTGCTACTCTACCCCGATCCGGCCGTTGGTTGGGTAGAGGTCACCCGTCAGGAAGTCGGCCGGGCGCTGGTGGGCGTGTTCACGACCGCGCTCTACGCCGTGCAGCAACGGCAGACGATGGGCGAGGAAGACTATGTGCCACAGGTCTCGCTTACCACTACCCGCACCCGGCAGGGAGTTGAAATCCGCTTTCGGGATAATGGTGTTGGCTTCTCCGAAGCAGCGCTGAAGAATCTTTTCCAGCGCTTTCCGACTGGAGAAACCCCCAACGATAACAGCCTTGGCCTGGCCCTGAGCTATGATCTAATTACCAAGCGGCTGATGGGCACCCTAAAGGTGTTGCCTCAGAAAGATGAATACACTGAATATCAGATTTTTCTCCCTCTACAGGCGCTCTAA
- a CDS encoding DUF349 domain-containing protein — MLPDNDTTAPTPSDDASESPMSILERRLAEIKSQQDPANTPTDPPTEVPVPADTPVPTPVAPEDITERPAQGPASTSSQPAGAGTAEPLQPEEGSPEETAALESATHLPSSVNEAPHSAGEARSLAHYGTTEPENSAEAPQHPQVAEAAHTESAAPSDAMEQEDPHVKPVVDLEPGESLEEALEEAPSVASLHTSSDAAATSEEEDYVAETHGPDFNTLDLTAQTVHLQALLQKPDARQNRKQIFDFYRHYDTQIQADRTATRQQFVDAGNEANDFNYTGPEGYQDLTKAFQEFRDSRVRDTKAEDEQRAKNLAHKQYLLSQLRQLVESAETKDSSARIKALQNDWKATGPVPQKETQELWNNYHALLDIYYNNRGLFFEMKELDRRRNQEAKEALVVRAEALQQQSSINKALQDLRQLHEEWKHIGPVPNEQRETLWQRFLQASEKVHDRKKEFLTSRSTQENANLERKTALLAQLQPFGEFQTERVNEWRSKTDELQKLKEEWDAAGLVPREKAEQMNKQFWGAYKGFFQRKNQFFKALDEEKNTNLKRKLELCEQAEAALQNTDWEEARETIIRLQKEWKLIGRVPEKQSDKVWNRFRTACDSFFDRKKEEVRQREHHAQQLSREQVQHLDQLGETIGALTPDTPGSIEGFQQHVSAWRAFDTGAARGNERAEEKFQTLMSKYLDTVPGLSYAERTDLLFSLQIERLKSSPDAQQQLYKKEQLLRREINELENDISTLRTNLEFFARSKNAGQLREEYQGRIDEAQARIDALKKQLKVVRS, encoded by the coding sequence ATGCTACCCGACAACGATACCACCGCCCCCACTCCCTCCGACGATGCATCGGAGTCGCCGATGAGCATTCTGGAGCGCCGCTTGGCTGAAATCAAGTCGCAACAGGATCCTGCTAATACCCCCACGGATCCACCAACGGAAGTCCCCGTGCCGGCCGATACCCCTGTTCCGACCCCAGTGGCGCCGGAGGATATCACGGAGCGCCCCGCGCAGGGTCCCGCTTCCACATCATCTCAGCCTGCCGGAGCGGGCACTGCGGAGCCATTGCAGCCCGAGGAAGGCTCTCCGGAAGAAACCGCCGCCTTGGAATCTGCCACCCATCTGCCTTCGAGCGTGAACGAGGCCCCGCACTCTGCCGGCGAGGCCCGCTCACTGGCGCACTATGGCACCACAGAGCCTGAAAATTCTGCTGAGGCGCCTCAGCATCCTCAAGTGGCCGAAGCAGCTCACACTGAAAGCGCTGCTCCTTCCGATGCCATGGAGCAGGAAGACCCGCATGTGAAACCCGTAGTAGATCTAGAGCCCGGCGAAAGCCTGGAAGAGGCCCTGGAAGAAGCGCCTTCTGTTGCGTCGCTGCATACTTCCTCCGATGCCGCCGCGACTTCCGAAGAGGAGGACTATGTAGCGGAAACGCACGGTCCCGACTTCAACACGCTGGACCTTACGGCGCAAACAGTTCATCTGCAAGCCCTGCTGCAGAAACCCGATGCCCGGCAGAACCGCAAGCAGATATTCGACTTCTACCGGCATTACGACACCCAAATTCAGGCCGACCGCACAGCCACCCGGCAGCAGTTCGTGGATGCTGGCAACGAGGCCAACGATTTCAACTACACCGGCCCCGAAGGATATCAGGATCTGACGAAAGCATTCCAGGAGTTTCGCGACAGCCGCGTGCGCGATACCAAAGCCGAAGACGAGCAACGGGCCAAAAACCTGGCGCACAAACAGTACTTGCTGTCGCAGTTGCGGCAACTGGTAGAATCGGCAGAAACCAAAGACAGTTCCGCCCGTATCAAAGCGCTCCAAAACGATTGGAAGGCCACCGGTCCGGTGCCGCAAAAAGAAACGCAGGAGCTCTGGAACAACTACCACGCGCTACTGGATATCTACTACAACAACCGCGGTCTGTTCTTCGAAATGAAGGAACTGGACCGTCGCCGCAACCAGGAAGCCAAAGAAGCACTTGTAGTGCGGGCAGAAGCCTTGCAGCAGCAATCCAGTATCAACAAAGCGCTGCAGGACTTGCGCCAGCTCCACGAAGAATGGAAGCACATTGGCCCGGTGCCCAATGAGCAGCGCGAAACTCTATGGCAACGCTTCCTGCAAGCCTCCGAGAAGGTCCATGACCGCAAGAAGGAGTTTCTCACCTCGCGCTCCACTCAGGAGAATGCCAACCTAGAGCGTAAAACAGCACTTCTGGCGCAGTTGCAGCCTTTCGGTGAATTCCAGACGGAGCGTGTAAACGAGTGGCGCTCCAAAACCGATGAGCTGCAAAAGCTCAAGGAAGAGTGGGACGCCGCTGGCCTAGTACCCCGCGAAAAGGCCGAGCAGATGAACAAGCAGTTCTGGGGAGCCTATAAAGGGTTCTTCCAGCGCAAAAACCAGTTCTTCAAGGCACTCGACGAAGAGAAAAACACCAACCTGAAGCGCAAGCTTGAGTTGTGTGAGCAGGCCGAAGCAGCCCTCCAAAACACCGATTGGGAAGAAGCCCGCGAAACCATTATCCGGCTTCAGAAGGAATGGAAACTCATTGGCCGTGTTCCAGAGAAGCAGTCGGACAAAGTTTGGAACCGCTTCCGCACCGCCTGCGACTCCTTTTTTGATCGGAAGAAAGAAGAAGTACGCCAGCGTGAGCACCACGCCCAACAACTAAGTCGCGAACAGGTTCAGCACCTAGACCAGCTTGGTGAAACAATAGGCGCCCTCACTCCTGATACTCCGGGAAGTATAGAAGGATTCCAGCAGCACGTGAGTGCCTGGCGGGCCTTTGACACCGGTGCTGCTCGGGGAAATGAACGAGCCGAAGAGAAGTTTCAAACCCTGATGAGCAAATACCTGGATACAGTGCCAGGGCTTTCCTACGCGGAGCGCACAGATCTACTGTTTAGCCTGCAAATAGAGCGACTAAAGTCCTCGCCCGATGCCCAGCAGCAGCTTTACAAAAAGGAACAGCTGTTGCGGCGGGAAATTAACGAGCTGGAAAACGACATCTCCACCCTGCGAACCAATCTGGAGTTTTTCGCACGCTCCAAGAACGCTGGCCAGCTGCGGGAGGAGTATCAAGGCCGCATAGACGAAGCCCAGGCTCGGATTGACGCGCTGAAAAAGCAGCTGAAAGTGGTCCGCAGTTAG
- a CDS encoding YqgE/AlgH family protein yields MPRLRPGSLLISQPFLGDPNFERTVVLLCSHSEEEGSFGLVLNRPASLQLGDVLEFPGGDALPAARLPLGMGGPVQPDTLHYLHRRAELPNAVALGQEVYWGGDFRELLQELQTDAQPADDVRLYVGYSGWTAGQLAEEVRENVWIVHPNAAGKVFTLDNDAFWRSILREKGGRYRMLSNYPTDPRLN; encoded by the coding sequence ATGCCGCGCCTACGCCCTGGTAGTTTGCTGATTTCACAGCCGTTTCTCGGTGACCCTAACTTTGAGCGGACGGTGGTACTCTTGTGCAGCCACTCCGAGGAAGAAGGCTCTTTTGGACTGGTCCTGAACCGGCCGGCATCGCTGCAGCTCGGCGACGTGCTCGAGTTTCCGGGCGGCGACGCGCTGCCCGCTGCCCGCCTGCCGCTGGGTATGGGAGGCCCCGTACAACCGGATACCCTTCATTATCTTCACCGGCGCGCAGAGCTGCCTAATGCCGTAGCGCTAGGCCAGGAAGTGTATTGGGGCGGCGATTTTCGCGAACTTCTGCAAGAGCTGCAAACCGATGCGCAACCCGCCGATGATGTGCGCCTCTACGTAGGCTATTCCGGCTGGACGGCCGGGCAATTAGCCGAGGAAGTGCGTGAAAATGTTTGGATTGTGCACCCCAATGCTGCCGGGAAAGTATTTACTTTGGATAACGATGCCTTTTGGCGGTCGATTTTGCGCGAAAAAGGAGGCCGCTACCGCATGCTATCCAATTATCCTACAGACCCCCGTCTGAATTAA
- the pdxH gene encoding pyridoxamine 5'-phosphate oxidase, whose amino-acid sequence MIDPHLADLRKTYAQRTLTEADVQPDAVRQFRAWLDEAISAQVEEPTAMTLATVNEAGQPSARIVLLKGLPDDAGFLFFTNYDSRKGQELATGPLAALTFFWPALERQVRVEGRVEKAPETLSTEYFQSRPRSSQIGAWASPQSQPIQSREELEQREREVEARFAGQEPLPRPEHWGGYILRPQRVEFWQGRPSRLHDRIVYEFHGEGWRLTRLAP is encoded by the coding sequence ATGATTGATCCGCACCTTGCCGACCTGCGCAAGACGTATGCCCAGCGTACGCTCACTGAAGCCGATGTGCAACCCGATGCCGTGCGCCAGTTCCGGGCCTGGCTGGATGAGGCCATCAGCGCTCAGGTAGAAGAGCCCACTGCCATGACGCTGGCCACCGTGAATGAAGCCGGGCAGCCCTCCGCCCGTATTGTTCTGCTCAAAGGCTTGCCCGACGACGCGGGCTTTTTGTTTTTCACCAATTACGATTCGCGCAAGGGGCAGGAACTGGCTACTGGGCCACTGGCGGCCCTTACCTTCTTCTGGCCCGCCCTGGAACGGCAGGTGCGCGTGGAGGGCCGGGTAGAGAAAGCACCCGAAACTTTATCGACGGAATATTTCCAGAGCCGGCCGCGCAGCAGCCAGATCGGTGCCTGGGCCTCGCCGCAGAGCCAGCCCATTCAGAGCCGGGAGGAGCTGGAGCAGCGCGAGCGGGAAGTGGAAGCGCGCTTTGCCGGCCAGGAGCCGTTGCCGCGTCCGGAGCATTGGGGAGGCTATATTCTACGGCCTCAGCGGGTGGAATTCTGGCAGGGGCGGCCCAGCCGCCTGCACGACCGGATTGTGTACGAATTCCACGGCGAGGGGTGGAGGCTGACCAGGCTGGCTCCCTAG
- a CDS encoding DUF1015 domain-containing protein, producing the protein MAEIQPVRGWRYNSELSQQIDDYVSPLFDVVSAKQREALYRNPLNSIHLSVPRGEDAAGLARKRLQEWQQQGVLLQDQLPGIYVYYQYFRLPGSSREYCRKGFMCHIRAYDWAENVVLRHENTLPTAVNDRAELLSRTEFQTSATHGLYRDEEFELERYMDEAMRNPLYQTEEDYQGARDVLAVIQDAAIIHRFQRVLAAREVILADGHHRYEGSLAYRQARRLAAGEAYTGQEAWNFHLMYLTNAAADDLRILPTHRLVLELPVGLSGEEMLARLAPYFTLLTLDDPYDLPERIAGKQWAFGLYLGEGQVYKLRLRPEVHAQLDWPTTPEVKALDLTVLHFFVLEKVLGIVGPEAQRQWTGVAYVRNFPECLTRVDRGEARAAFITNEVTMEEVERVCHSGAVMPPKSTFFFPKTIGGFLFTSIRDAETDHPFYAAFRS; encoded by the coding sequence GTGGCCGAAATTCAACCCGTACGCGGCTGGCGCTATAATTCGGAGCTAAGCCAACAAATTGATGATTATGTGTCGCCGCTCTTTGATGTAGTATCGGCGAAGCAGCGGGAGGCGCTGTACCGTAATCCATTGAACAGCATTCATCTTTCGGTGCCGCGGGGCGAAGATGCTGCTGGTTTGGCGCGGAAGCGGCTGCAGGAATGGCAGCAGCAGGGCGTGCTGCTGCAGGATCAGCTGCCCGGCATCTATGTGTATTACCAGTATTTCCGGCTGCCGGGCAGCTCGCGGGAGTACTGCCGCAAGGGGTTTATGTGCCACATCAGGGCTTACGACTGGGCCGAGAATGTGGTGCTGCGCCACGAAAACACACTGCCCACCGCCGTCAACGACCGGGCCGAGCTGCTGAGCCGCACCGAGTTTCAGACCAGTGCTACCCACGGGCTGTACCGCGACGAGGAGTTCGAACTGGAACGCTACATGGATGAGGCCATGCGCAACCCGCTCTATCAAACGGAGGAGGACTACCAAGGCGCCCGCGACGTGCTGGCCGTGATTCAGGATGCGGCCATTATCCACCGGTTTCAGCGGGTGCTGGCGGCCCGGGAGGTGATTCTGGCTGATGGCCACCACCGCTACGAAGGCTCCCTGGCCTACCGGCAGGCCCGGCGCCTGGCCGCCGGAGAGGCCTACACGGGCCAGGAAGCCTGGAACTTCCACCTCATGTACCTCACCAACGCCGCCGCCGACGACCTGCGCATTCTGCCCACGCACCGCCTGGTACTGGAGCTGCCCGTAGGCCTATCGGGGGAGGAAATGCTCGCGCGGCTGGCGCCCTACTTTACGCTTCTCACTCTAGATGACCCCTATGATTTGCCGGAGCGTATTGCGGGCAAGCAGTGGGCGTTTGGGCTGTATCTGGGGGAAGGACAGGTGTATAAGCTTCGGCTGCGCCCCGAAGTGCATGCCCAGCTCGACTGGCCTACGACGCCCGAAGTGAAAGCGCTGGACCTGACGGTGCTACATTTCTTTGTATTGGAGAAAGTGCTCGGCATTGTGGGGCCCGAGGCCCAGCGCCAATGGACGGGAGTGGCCTACGTGCGCAATTTCCCGGAGTGCCTCACCCGCGTAGACCGCGGCGAGGCCCGCGCCGCTTTCATCACCAACGAAGTGACCATGGAGGAAGTGGAGCGCGTGTGCCATTCCGGCGCCGTGATGCCGCCCAAGTCCACGTTTTTTTTCCCAAAAACCATCGGCGGCTTCCTGTTTACCAGTATCCGCGATGCCGAAACCGACCACCCATTTTATGCCGCTTTCCGTTCCTGA
- a CDS encoding Maf family nucleotide pyrophosphatase produces the protein MPLSVPDSAPVRPRLVLASNSPRRRQLLTELGVAYEVRLREVDESFPPHLVRAEVAEYLAAHKASAYASDLAPDELVLTADTIVCLDDDVLNKPAGAAEAVQMLQRLQGRFHDVYTGVCLLAGDGRKVVFSDQTRVHFRALTLSEIEHYVAHYKPFDKAGAYGAQDWIGMVAVTHLEGSYFNVMGLPVHRVWEELEKLGAVSI, from the coding sequence ATGCCGCTTTCCGTTCCTGATTCCGCTCCTGTTCGTCCGCGCCTGGTATTGGCGTCCAATTCTCCCCGGCGCCGGCAGCTGCTTACGGAGTTGGGAGTGGCCTACGAGGTGCGTTTGCGCGAGGTAGACGAGTCGTTTCCGCCGCATCTGGTGCGGGCCGAAGTAGCTGAGTACCTGGCCGCCCACAAGGCCTCGGCTTATGCCTCAGACCTAGCGCCTGATGAGCTGGTGCTCACCGCTGATACCATTGTGTGCCTAGATGATGACGTGCTGAATAAGCCTGCTGGTGCGGCCGAAGCCGTGCAGATGCTGCAGCGCCTGCAGGGGCGTTTCCATGATGTGTACACGGGTGTGTGCCTGCTGGCTGGCGACGGGCGCAAAGTGGTGTTCTCGGACCAGACGCGGGTGCATTTTCGTGCGCTTACGCTCTCTGAAATTGAGCATTATGTGGCGCACTACAAACCCTTCGATAAGGCCGGGGCTTATGGTGCTCAGGACTGGATTGGGATGGTGGCCGTGACGCACCTGGAAGGCTCCTACTTCAACGTAATGGGCCTACCCGTTCACCGCGTGTGGGAAGAGCTGGAAAAGCTGGGTGCCGTAAGCATCTGA
- a CDS encoding DUF4259 domain-containing protein: MGAFGFRNFDNDDAADFLADFADDPSELVLLETLVTAAEDEGYLEADVAAHALAAAEIVAAWQGQPAPDFPEDLRELADELDVSDEDELTELARRAVQAVLRNSELLDLWQDSKELPQWQAAQQDLLKRLE, translated from the coding sequence ATGGGCGCTTTTGGCTTTCGGAATTTTGACAACGACGACGCAGCAGACTTCCTGGCCGATTTTGCCGATGACCCAAGTGAGCTGGTACTGCTCGAAACTCTGGTAACGGCTGCCGAAGACGAAGGCTACCTCGAAGCCGACGTAGCCGCCCACGCGCTGGCCGCCGCCGAAATTGTAGCCGCCTGGCAGGGCCAGCCAGCCCCCGACTTTCCCGAAGACCTGCGCGAGCTGGCCGATGAGCTCGACGTCAGCGACGAAGACGAGTTGACGGAGCTGGCACGCCGCGCAGTACAAGCCGTTCTCCGCAACTCCGAGCTGCTGGATTTGTGGCAGGACTCCAAGGAACTCCCGCAGTGGCAAGCCGCCCAACAGGACTTGCTGAAGCGGCTGGAGTAG
- a CDS encoding flavin reductase family protein, with protein MPHFTAADLAGLEKVFRLNLINSVTGYKPANLVGTAAPDGATNVAVISSVVHLGSNPALIGFVMRPASVPRHTYENIQATGRYTINHVHSGIMREAHATSANFSREESEFDACGLTPEYRDNFAAPYVQGSRVQMGLELVQEVPIEVNGTILLIGRVEQLYLGEEILRPDGSLDLPAADSVCLSGLDTYHTATAQARYGYARPHQPLPELPLA; from the coding sequence ATGCCTCACTTTACCGCCGCTGACCTTGCTGGCCTGGAAAAAGTATTCCGCCTGAATCTGATCAACTCTGTGACGGGCTACAAACCCGCCAACCTGGTGGGGACGGCCGCCCCCGACGGCGCCACCAATGTTGCCGTCATCAGTTCCGTGGTGCATCTGGGGTCTAACCCGGCCCTGATTGGCTTTGTGATGCGCCCGGCCAGTGTGCCGCGCCATACCTACGAGAATATTCAGGCCACCGGGCGCTACACCATCAATCATGTGCACAGCGGCATTATGCGAGAGGCGCATGCTACCTCCGCCAACTTTTCGCGCGAGGAATCGGAGTTTGATGCCTGCGGCCTGACGCCGGAATACCGCGACAATTTTGCGGCTCCCTATGTGCAGGGCAGTCGGGTGCAGATGGGCCTAGAGCTGGTGCAGGAAGTGCCCATTGAGGTAAACGGCACCATTCTCCTGATCGGCCGGGTAGAGCAACTGTACCTGGGGGAGGAAATTCTGCGTCCCGATGGCTCTCTGGATTTACCTGCCGCCGATAGCGTCTGCCTTTCGGGCCTGGATACCTACCACACAGCCACGGCCCAAGCGCGCTATGGCTACGCCCGCCCCCACCAACCGCTGCCGGAATTACCGCTGGCCTAG
- a CDS encoding TlpA family protein disulfide reductase, with the protein MFRFLFSKRAWLEPVVYLLIGLGLYLSGWHTEVLGRLQQGLLSTGLWQPKLTTQAAQPGAQYPTADYSLVLLPLNQPGPAVPFSELRGKVVFLNIWASWCPPCVAELPDIARLARRTNPDSVAFVLLSLDQNPEKARRFLARRGITVPAYSPGSPLPAAYQTSGIPATFILSPAGQIIGSQEGMAEYDSPEILGLLRRWQKR; encoded by the coding sequence ATGTTTCGTTTTTTGTTCAGCAAGCGTGCCTGGTTGGAGCCGGTTGTATATCTACTGATAGGCCTAGGTCTGTACCTGAGCGGCTGGCACACCGAGGTATTGGGCCGCCTGCAGCAGGGCTTGCTCAGCACGGGTTTGTGGCAGCCTAAGCTAACTACGCAGGCGGCGCAGCCGGGCGCTCAGTATCCTACTGCCGATTATTCGCTGGTCTTGCTGCCCCTGAACCAGCCTGGGCCGGCGGTGCCGTTTTCTGAGTTGCGGGGCAAGGTGGTGTTTCTGAATATCTGGGCCAGCTGGTGCCCGCCCTGTGTGGCGGAGCTGCCGGATATTGCCCGACTTGCCCGCCGAACCAACCCCGACAGTGTGGCCTTTGTTCTGCTTTCTCTCGACCAAAACCCGGAAAAGGCCCGCCGCTTCCTAGCCCGCCGCGGCATCACGGTGCCGGCCTATTCGCCGGGCTCTCCCTTGCCGGCGGCCTACCAAACCAGTGGTATTCCGGCCACGTTTATCCTCTCGCCCGCCGGACAAATTATCGGGTCGCAGGAAGGGATGGCCGAATACGACTCCCCCGAAATACTAGGCCTCTTGCGCCGCTGGCAGAAGCGGTAA
- a CDS encoding fasciclin domain-containing protein codes for MKKHLLSFAFVALMGAASVTSVSAQAKMVAGTVSVGGEAMYPNKNIVENAVNSKDHTTLVAAVKAAGLVETLQSKGPFTVFAPTNAAFNALPAGTVETLVKPESKATLTKILTYHVVAGNMTSDKIMAAIKAGKGTASLKTVSGGTLKAMMNGPKNIVLVDEKGGVSTISTYDVTQSNGVIHVIDKVLMP; via the coding sequence ATGAAAAAGCATCTGCTTTCTTTCGCCTTTGTAGCCCTGATGGGCGCTGCTTCAGTTACTTCAGTATCGGCTCAAGCCAAGATGGTAGCCGGCACCGTTTCAGTAGGCGGTGAGGCTATGTACCCCAACAAGAACATCGTAGAAAACGCGGTCAACTCAAAAGACCACACCACGCTGGTAGCTGCTGTAAAAGCAGCCGGTCTGGTAGAAACCCTGCAGAGCAAAGGCCCATTCACGGTATTTGCACCTACTAATGCGGCTTTCAATGCCCTGCCCGCTGGCACGGTAGAAACCCTGGTGAAGCCGGAGAGCAAGGCCACCCTTACCAAAATCCTGACCTACCACGTGGTAGCCGGCAACATGACGTCGGATAAAATCATGGCGGCCATCAAGGCTGGCAAAGGCACCGCTTCGCTGAAGACGGTAAGCGGCGGCACCCTGAAAGCCATGATGAACGGCCCGAAGAACATTGTATTGGTAGATGAAAAAGGAGGTGTATCCACTATTTCAACCTACGACGTAACGCAAAGCAACGGCGTGATTCACGTAATCGACAAAGTGCTGATGCCCTAA